The Mesorhizobium opportunistum WSM2075 DNA window AACGCGCTTTTCGACCGGCTGCGGGCCAGTGAATACACGCTGATGCTGCGCGACTTCCATTCGCCCAACATCATCTGGCGCGGCGACCGCTCCGGCCATGACCGGCTGGGCATCGTCGATTTCCAGGATGCGCTGATCGGGCCTTCAGCCTATGATCTGGCGTCGCTTGCCATGGATGCCCGCGTCACCATATCGCCCGGGATCGAGAGACGGACACTCGATGCCTATATCGCGGCGCGCCATAAGGCGGGCGCCTTCGACGAGGCGAGTTTCCTGGAATCCTATGCAATCATGGCCGCGCAGCGCAATTCCAAGATCCTCGGCATTTTCGTGCGGCTCGAAAAGCGCGACGGCAAACCCTATTATCTGAAGCACCTGCCGCGCATCCGCGACTATCTGCGCCGGGCGCTGTCCCACCCCGCGCTCGGCAGCCTGCGGGAGTTCTACGATGCGCACGGGCTGCTGGAGGAACGTGCGCTGTGACAGCGAGACCAGACACAGCCATTGTACTCGCCGCCGGGCTCGGCAAGCGCATGCGGCCGATCACCGACACCATCCCCAAGCCGCTGGTCCGGGTCGCCGGCAAGACCTTGCTCGACTGGGGTCTCGACAGCCTGGCCGCCGCCGGTGTCGGCAAGGCCGTGGTCAACGTCCACTATCTCCCCGAACAGATCGTCTCCCATGTCGCCCAGCGCCATGTGCCGCGCGTCATCATTTCCGATGAAAGCGAGCGACTGCTCGATTCCGCGGGCGGAATCGTCAAGGCGCTGCCGGAACTGGGTGCGCAACCCTTCTACATCCTCAACGCCGACACGTTCTGGATCGACCATGGTCCGCTCAATCTCGGCCGCCTCGCCCTTGCATGGAACGCAGCGAAAATGGATATTCTGCTGATGCTGGCGGATCTCCATCAGGCGACCGGACATTGCGGCTCCACCGATTTCCTGGTGGCGCCGGACGGCGCCTTGCGGCGTTCGAATGGAGACCCGGCGGGCCTGATCTATGCCGGCGCGGCGATCATCCATCCGCGCCTGTTCGCGGACGCATCCGCCGAACCGCATTCGCTCAACGCCTATTTCGACAAAGCCATTGCAGCCGGCCG harbors:
- a CDS encoding nucleotidyltransferase family protein, which translates into the protein MTARPDTAIVLAAGLGKRMRPITDTIPKPLVRVAGKTLLDWGLDSLAAAGVGKAVVNVHYLPEQIVSHVAQRHVPRVIISDESERLLDSAGGIVKALPELGAQPFYILNADTFWIDHGPLNLGRLALAWNAAKMDILLMLADLHQATGHCGSTDFLVAPDGALRRSNGDPAGLIYAGAAIIHPRLFADASAEPHSLNAYFDKAIAAGRLYGMPMHGHWITVGTPDAIPLAEAAVAGALYESQ